TAAAATATGATATTGCTACTTTGTCGAAAAAGTCTAAGCCCGGTCCCTCAATGCTAATAAAATAGAAGCATTCATTGATATTGTGTTCGGTGCGAACCAACAGTTGAGGCATATACTGGATATCTTGTAAtaggacatttttaaaagtccagcAGGTAAGAATTGGGGCTTTGGAAAATGAAGGGCTACGGACAGAGATAAAAAGAGATCTGGGGTTTCTCTGAAGACCTGGCTGGGTGGCCAAGCTGCCATCGCCATGGAAaccgggaggggcggggcgggcagtAGGATTGTGACGTCCCCGGGGTGGTGACCAGTGACTTGGTTTTCTGTACCCCCAGACCGTCGCCTGAGACATTCACAGGTTGCTGTTAAGTGAACTCGCCCGAGTTCGGCGCTCCGAACTTTCTCGGAGAGAGATCACCGCCCACCACCGTGATGACCTCTCCGTGTCCCCTCCCGGCTCCGGCTGCACGCCAGCCCACCGTCCATGGCCTCTCCCAAATAACCAGCAGCCTGTACATCAGCAACGGCGTGTCGGCCAACAACCAGGGCATGCTGTCCAGCAACCGCATCACCACGGTCATCAACGTCTCGGCAGAAGTGGTCAACACCTTCTACAAGGACATCCAGTACGTCCAGGTGCCGGTGGCTGACGTCCCGAGCTCGCGCCTCTGCGACTTCTTTGACCCGATCGCTGACCACATCCACAGCGTCGAGATGCAGCAGGGCCGCACGCTGCTGCACTGCGCCGCGGGGGTGAGCCGCTCGGCCGCCCTCTGCCTGGCCTACCTCATGAAATACCACGCCATGTCGCTGCTGGACGCCCACGCGTGGACCAAGTCGTGCCGCCCCATCATCCGGCCCAACAACGGCTTCTGGGAACAGCTCATCCACTACGAGTTCAAGCTGTTCAGCAAGAACACCGTCCACATGGTCAACTCCCCCGTGGGTGTGATCCCTGACATCTACGAGAAGGAGGTCCATGTGATGATGCAGATGTGAGCCGTCCTGGCCAGCCCCGGACACCTGCTGAGGAGGCAACACCAACATTCAACCTGAACGTCGAACTTTGAGTTGGGACAGAGAACAAGCGGATACCGTTTAGAAGGGCAAGGAAAAGGGGATGGTGTTGGACTTTTTAGCTTAGGGAACTTTtatctttaaagaataaaattcattGCATGCAACAAGATGACGATGTTTCTTATCCTGTGAGCTGTGGCGTCATGGTTGACCCCGGCCCGGccggagttgggggggggggagtgggaaggTGGTACTCAGCTCGGATGGACCCGTATCCTGCGCCCTGCCTTAGGCTGAATAGCCCAGGAGTGAGTCCCCCAGGATCCCACCTGGTTC
This region of Felis catus isolate Fca126 chromosome X, F.catus_Fca126_mat1.0, whole genome shotgun sequence genomic DNA includes:
- the DUSP21 gene encoding dual specificity protein phosphatase 21, which gives rise to MTSPCPLPAPAARQPTVHGLSQITSSLYISNGVSANNQGMLSSNRITTVINVSAEVVNTFYKDIQYVQVPVADVPSSRLCDFFDPIADHIHSVEMQQGRTLLHCAAGVSRSAALCLAYLMKYHAMSLLDAHAWTKSCRPIIRPNNGFWEQLIHYEFKLFSKNTVHMVNSPVGVIPDIYEKEVHVMMQM